From the Candidatus Delongbacteria bacterium genome, one window contains:
- the cysS gene encoding cysteine--tRNA ligase, with protein MALRFYNSLTRSKELFQPLVPGQAGLYTCGPTVYNYAHIGNFRTFVFEDLLRRVLAFRGYRVTQVMNFTDVDDKTIRGSQAAGESLEVFTARYKQAFFEDLDTLRVQHAEVYPAATEHVEEMVELIRRLRERGHTYEDAGSVYFRLSTFPGYGRLANLNPDQMRTSGRVDNDEYEKEDVRDFALWKAWTPEDGPVFWETELGKGRPGWHIECSAMSMKYLGEQFDIHTGGVDNRFPHHENEIAQSCCATGGPFASTWLHSEFLLVEGKKMSKSLGNFYTLRDLLEKGLDPVAIRYTLLSVHYRAQLNFSFEGIEASAQAVRRLRDLNARLGRTPAGPGSGDKARHLTATCESEFTEALDDDLNLAGALGHLFTWVREVNALLDSGSPDAGELQLLQAWLGRVDGLLDVLREEQDESAEGRVAELVAQRAAAKQSRDFPAADRLRLEIESLGWVVKDTPQGPVFHRR; from the coding sequence ATGGCCCTGCGTTTCTACAACAGCCTGACCCGCTCCAAGGAGCTGTTCCAGCCGCTGGTGCCGGGCCAGGCCGGGCTCTACACCTGCGGTCCGACGGTCTACAATTATGCGCACATCGGCAATTTCCGGACCTTCGTGTTCGAGGACCTGCTGCGCCGCGTGCTGGCCTTCCGCGGCTACCGGGTCACCCAGGTGATGAACTTCACCGACGTGGACGACAAGACCATCCGCGGCTCCCAGGCCGCGGGCGAGTCGCTGGAGGTGTTCACGGCCCGCTACAAGCAGGCTTTTTTCGAGGACCTGGACACCCTGCGCGTGCAGCACGCGGAGGTCTACCCGGCTGCCACCGAGCACGTGGAGGAGATGGTGGAGCTGATCCGCCGTCTGCGCGAGCGCGGCCACACCTACGAGGACGCGGGCTCCGTCTATTTCCGGCTCTCCACCTTCCCCGGCTACGGGCGGCTGGCCAATCTCAACCCGGACCAGATGCGCACCAGCGGGCGGGTGGACAACGACGAGTACGAGAAGGAGGATGTGCGGGACTTCGCCCTCTGGAAGGCCTGGACCCCGGAGGACGGGCCGGTTTTCTGGGAGACCGAGCTGGGCAAGGGGCGGCCGGGCTGGCACATCGAGTGCTCGGCCATGAGCATGAAGTACCTGGGCGAGCAGTTCGACATCCACACCGGCGGCGTGGACAACCGCTTCCCGCACCACGAGAACGAGATCGCCCAGAGCTGCTGCGCCACGGGCGGGCCCTTCGCCTCCACCTGGCTGCACAGCGAGTTCCTGCTGGTGGAGGGCAAGAAGATGTCCAAGAGCCTGGGCAACTTCTACACCCTGCGCGACCTGCTGGAGAAGGGCCTGGATCCGGTGGCCATCCGCTACACGCTGCTCTCCGTGCACTACCGGGCCCAGCTGAACTTCTCCTTCGAGGGGATCGAGGCCAGCGCCCAGGCCGTGCGCCGCCTGCGCGACCTGAATGCCCGGCTGGGGCGGACGCCCGCCGGCCCGGGCAGCGGCGACAAGGCCCGCCACCTGACCGCGACCTGCGAGAGCGAGTTCACCGAGGCCCTGGACGACGACCTGAATCTGGCCGGCGCGCTGGGTCACCTCTTCACCTGGGTGCGCGAGGTCAACGCCCTGCTGGATTCCGGCAGCCCGGACGCGGGCGAATTGCAGCTGCTGCAGGCCTGGCTGGGCCGGGTGGACGGCCTGCTGGATGTGTTGCGCGAGGAGCAGGACGAGTCCGCGGAGGGGCGGGTGGCGGAGCTGGTGGCCCAGCGCGCGGCGGCCAAGCAGTCCCGGGACTTCCCGGCGGCGGACCGCCTGCGGCTGGAGATCGAGTCCCTGGGCTGGGTGGTGAAGGACACGCCCCAGGGCCCGGTGTTCCACCGGCGCTGA
- the rpsT gene encoding 30S ribosomal protein S20, translating into MAHHKSCIKRIRTSGEANERNRQYRSRMRTEIKKLRALTGREEAESQLRQVTSLLDRLVIKGVIKTNSASNRKSALTRLVNAL; encoded by the coding sequence ATGGCGCATCACAAGTCCTGCATCAAGCGGATCCGTACCAGTGGCGAAGCCAACGAGCGCAATCGGCAGTATCGCTCCCGCATGCGCACGGAGATCAAGAAGCTTCGGGCACTGACGGGGCGTGAGGAAGCCGAGAGTCAGTTGCGTCAGGTCACCAGCCTGCTCGATCGTCTGGTGATCAAGGGCGTGATCAAGACCAACTCGGCCTCCAATCGCAAGTCGGCCTTGACGCGCTTGGTGAACGCGCTCTGA
- a CDS encoding PTS sugar transporter subunit IIA: MSYTFPQAHAVILDMECPDRTSLIRTMAASLADCPDVVDLESFTRQLIRRELETPTGLEYGCALPHARSAAVEEIVLVVGRSREPIDFGAADGPARLFFLFGVPEHCITQYLKLVAKLSTLLKSAEFRQRLLEARDEGELRAILEEGRKA; this comes from the coding sequence ATGTCCTATACGTTTCCCCAGGCACATGCCGTGATCCTGGACATGGAGTGCCCGGATCGCACCAGCCTGATCCGGACCATGGCGGCCAGTCTGGCCGACTGTCCGGACGTGGTGGATCTGGAATCCTTCACGCGCCAACTGATCCGCCGTGAACTGGAAACGCCAACGGGCCTTGAGTACGGCTGCGCCCTGCCCCACGCGCGCAGCGCGGCCGTGGAGGAGATTGTGCTGGTGGTGGGCCGCAGCCGGGAGCCGATCGATTTCGGTGCCGCCGACGGCCCGGCCCGCCTGTTCTTCCTCTTCGGGGTTCCGGAGCATTGCATCACCCAGTACCTGAAGCTGGTGGCCAAGTTGTCCACCCTGCTCAAGTCCGCCGAATTCCGCCAGCGCCTGCTGGAGGCGCGCGACGAGGGCGAGCTGCGCGCGATTCTGGAAGAGGGTCGCAAGGCCTAG
- a CDS encoding twin-arginine translocase TatA/TatE family subunit, which translates to MMGIGWGEGILIVLVITLLFGAKRIPEVARSMGSAIGEFKKGMRGELDTLKKDIDPPAEPPEKKS; encoded by the coding sequence ATGATGGGAATTGGTTGGGGTGAGGGGATCCTCATCGTGCTGGTGATCACCCTGCTCTTCGGGGCCAAGCGGATTCCCGAAGTGGCGCGGAGCATGGGTTCGGCCATTGGCGAGTTCAAGAAGGGCATGCGGGGCGAACTGGACACCTTGAAGAAGGACATCGACCCGCCGGCGGAACCGCCCGAAAAGAAGTCCTGA
- a CDS encoding L-threonylcarbamoyladenylate synthase, translating to MSHAPALELSSALAALECGGVLLLPVDTVPGLAVRADEPAALQALYELKGRPLDKTLSLAFRDLEQVREWLDPPAPQWERLGRLLPGPLTVVLAGSERLGRHWPAWGVSVGLRLPGPCPCSALFARLPWPVALSSANRSGQPTPRRLDEVDPALRCQTAGVWPGECPLGQESTVLDLRTDPPRLLREGALTGPRLAALLEAR from the coding sequence ATGAGTCACGCTCCCGCCCTCGAGCTTTCATCTGCCCTGGCCGCCCTGGAGTGCGGCGGGGTGCTGCTCTTGCCCGTGGACACGGTTCCCGGGCTGGCGGTGCGGGCCGACGAGCCGGCGGCCTTGCAAGCTCTTTATGAACTGAAAGGGCGTCCGCTGGACAAGACCCTGTCGTTGGCCTTCCGGGACCTGGAGCAGGTCCGCGAGTGGCTGGATCCCCCAGCGCCTCAGTGGGAGCGGCTGGGCCGCCTGCTGCCCGGTCCGCTGACCGTGGTGCTGGCGGGGTCGGAGCGACTGGGCCGCCACTGGCCGGCTTGGGGCGTCTCCGTCGGCCTGCGCCTGCCCGGCCCCTGCCCCTGTTCCGCCTTGTTCGCGCGGCTGCCCTGGCCCGTGGCCCTGAGTTCCGCCAACCGCTCGGGTCAGCCCACTCCGCGCCGCCTGGACGAGGTGGATCCCGCGTTGCGCTGCCAAACGGCCGGCGTCTGGCCGGGGGAGTGCCCGCTGGGCCAGGAGAGCACGGTGCTGGACCTGCGCACGGATCCGCCCCGGCTGCTGCGGGAAGGCGCGCTGACCGGCCCGCGATTGGCCGCCCTGCTGGAGGCCCGATGA
- a CDS encoding DUF3108 domain-containing protein gives MKRLSPPLHLILGLGLLILLSLPGLPGGPAAACRAPKLAPVPFSVGERITFSVDWGLVNAGTSSLTVQDTVRVNGHLCWRIQSQAQSNEVLGKLYPVKDKVLTWMDCQGLFSRGLHKNLREGTYRKVRDYAILPERNMIIKQKDGAAVDTLFIRGHVQDVLSAFYWVRAQPLSVGKVLEVEAVDDLKAYRLAIKVLAKEKVKLKGGTRDCFKIQPILLGEGLFKAKGEVFIWVTADERRIPVKMKSKIFIGAISATMTDYVPGR, from the coding sequence ATGAAGCGACTGAGCCCGCCCCTCCACCTGATCCTCGGCCTGGGTCTGCTGATTCTGCTCAGCCTGCCCGGCCTGCCCGGCGGGCCGGCGGCGGCGTGCCGGGCCCCCAAGCTGGCGCCCGTGCCCTTTTCCGTGGGCGAGCGGATCACCTTCAGCGTGGACTGGGGCCTGGTCAACGCCGGCACCAGCTCGCTCACGGTGCAGGACACGGTGCGCGTCAACGGCCACCTCTGCTGGCGGATCCAGAGCCAGGCCCAGTCCAACGAGGTGCTGGGCAAGCTCTACCCGGTCAAGGACAAGGTCCTGACCTGGATGGACTGCCAGGGCCTGTTCAGCCGCGGGCTGCACAAGAACCTGCGCGAGGGGACCTACCGCAAGGTGCGGGACTACGCCATCCTGCCGGAACGGAACATGATCATCAAGCAGAAGGACGGCGCGGCGGTGGACACCCTGTTCATCCGCGGGCACGTTCAGGACGTGCTCTCCGCCTTTTACTGGGTGCGCGCCCAGCCGCTGTCCGTGGGCAAGGTCCTCGAAGTCGAAGCCGTGGACGACCTGAAGGCCTACCGCCTGGCCATCAAGGTGCTGGCCAAGGAAAAGGTCAAGCTCAAGGGCGGCACGCGGGACTGCTTCAAGATCCAACCCATCCTGCTGGGCGAGGGCCTCTTCAAGGCCAAGGGCGAGGTTTTCATCTGGGTGACCGCGGACGAGCGCCGCATTCCGGTGAAAATGAAATCCAAGATCTTCATCGGGGCCATCAGCGCCACGATGACGGACTACGTACCCGGCCGCTGA